The Gemmatimonadaceae bacterium genomic sequence ACGCGCCCTCTGCCGGAGCGATCTACCCGACCCTGACCTTGCTGGAAGACATGGGTTTTGCCGTCTCCAGCCAGGAGTCGGGAGGCAAGAAGGTCTACACGATCACGGAGGCGGGACGCGCCTACCTCGATGAGAACAGGTCGACCGTCGAGGACGTGTTTGAACGCATTGGGGAGATCGGCTCTGCGTTCTTCAGCGACGGCGTGCGGGACGTGGGGCGAGCGTTTGGCCAGATGGCCAAGGCCACTTTCGGAGCATCACCAGAGCAGCTCCGAGACAGTGCGACGTCTCGGCGGGTGATCGAAGCGATTCAACGCGCCTCACGGGAAATAGATGAGATACTCCATGAGGCGCGAGCGCGCCGAGACCGGCCGGCGGGAGCTGCACCGAACGAGGGAGCTGGGGGGCCGGCTTAGCGAATCGCGCGGCGGGCCTCCGTCACCGCGGCTCAAACATGCCAGGAGGCGGGGACCGAACGCGGGACAAGCGCTGGCTGGACGCTTGGCAGGCGCCACATAGATTGACGAACGGGTCGCGGCTTTCGCCGTGACCCGTTTTTCGTGGATCGCGCTGACCTGGCGCGTACCGTCGACCTTATCGTCCGACCCGGGCCAGACCGGGGAAGGCGTCGCCCAATGAACGAACCTCCCGCCCCTTCGCCTGAACCTGGGGGCGCTCCACATACCGGAATGCGTCCGTCGAACCACACAACGACGGAGAATCCCGTTCCGCTCCATCGCCATCACGCCGAGGCGGATCCCAGGGGGCGTCGACTCGCCATCCTGACGATCACCGCGCTCGGCGTCGTCTATGGCGACATCGGGACCAGTCCCCTCTACGCGCTGCAGGAGTGCTTCAAGCCGGAGTACGGCCTGACGCCAACGCCGGAGAACGTCTACGGCGTGCTCTCTCTCATCCTGTGGTCGCTGATCGTCATCGTCAGCATCAAGTACATCGTCTTCATCCTGCGGGCGGACAACCGCGGCGAAGGCGGGATCCTCGCGCTGCTGGCGCTGATCTTCCAGGAAGAGAAGGAAGACGGCATGGGACGCACGAAGCTCGTGCTGTACATCGCGCTCGGGCTGTTCGGCGCTGCGCTGCTCTACGGCGACGGCATCATCACGCCCGCGATTTCGGTGCTCGGCGCCATGGAGGGCCTGCAGGTCGGCGCGCCCGGCTTTTCGCGCTTTGTCGTCCCGGCGACGCTGCTGATCCTGTTCACGCTCTTCCTGTTCCAGAAGTACGGTACGGCGCGGGTGGGAGGCGTCTTTGGTCCGATCATGGCCACCTGGTTCGTCACGCTGGCCGCGCTTGGCATCGCCGAAGTGGTTCGCGAGCCGGGGATCCTGCTGGCGGTGAATCCCTGGTATGCGATCCGGTTCTTCATGGCCAACGGACTGCACGGCATCGTGCTGCTGGGGGCGGTGGTGCTGTCGGTGACGGGCGCTGAGGCCCTGTACGCGGACATGGGGCACTTCGGCCGCAAACCGATCCGCACGGCGTGGTTCGGTCTCGTGTTTCCGGCCCTGCTGCTCAACTACCTCGGCCAGGGCGCCCTGATCCTCCGCGATCCGTCGGCGTCGTCGAATCCATTCTACAATCTCGCGCCAGGCTGGTTCTTCATCCCGCTGCTCATTCTCGCGACGCTCGCCGCGATCGTGGCTTCGCAGGCGTTGATCTCGGGCGCGTTCTCGATCACACAGCAGTGTGTGCAGCTCGGGTATTCGCCACGCGTGACGATCATCCATACCTCCAAGCAGGA encodes the following:
- a CDS encoding PadR family transcriptional regulator yields the protein MWNRDFCYGPGRDRRGRREGMFAEFVWGGRRRRGGWGGRMFEQGDLKYVILQLLAEKPRHGYEIIKALEEKSGGAYAPSAGAIYPTLTLLEDMGFAVSSQESGGKKVYTITEAGRAYLDENRSTVEDVFERIGEIGSAFFSDGVRDVGRAFGQMAKATFGASPEQLRDSATSRRVIEAIQRASREIDEILHEARARRDRPAGAAPNEGAGGPA
- a CDS encoding potassium transporter Kup; amino-acid sequence: MNEPPAPSPEPGGAPHTGMRPSNHTTTENPVPLHRHHAEADPRGRRLAILTITALGVVYGDIGTSPLYALQECFKPEYGLTPTPENVYGVLSLILWSLIVIVSIKYIVFILRADNRGEGGILALLALIFQEEKEDGMGRTKLVLYIALGLFGAALLYGDGIITPAISVLGAMEGLQVGAPGFSRFVVPATLLILFTLFLFQKYGTARVGGVFGPIMATWFVTLAALGIAEVVREPGILLAVNPWYAIRFFMANGLHGIVLLGAVVLSVTGAEALYADMGHFGRKPIRTAWFGLVFPALLLNYLGQGALILRDPSASSNPFYNLAPGWFFIPLLILATLAAIVASQALISGAFSITQQCVQLGYSPRVTIIHTSKQEAGQIYIPEVNWLLMIGCLAVVAGFGSVSRLGAAYGIAVTGTMAITTILFHEIARSRWNWSPWRAGLLSGFFLAIDLAFFGANAIKIEHGGWVPLALGLCIFTLLTTWKAGRVLLRRILEERSLPVAEFVDSLAKGSVVRVPGTAVFMTSESEGTPVVLLHHLKHNKVLHEKTILLSVIATQVPEVPSSERITVESLSSGIYRVKARYGFMETPNVEDIRSRLAEAGIRTRRMDTTYYLGREQLIPTSGVGMAKWRKRLFAVMSRNARSATQYFGIPPNRVVELGAQIEF